One Nesterenkonia populi DNA window includes the following coding sequences:
- the thrS gene encoding threonine--tRNA ligase: MSEQISITLSGEPTTIAQGTTGTELFAEEKTTAVMRVDGELWDLSREIPAGAEVQRVDISEPDGLNVLRHSAAHVMAQAVQQLFDGAKLGIGPFITDGFYFDFDVETPFTPDDLKQIEKAMQKIVKQGQAFEREVVTLGEAKRQMAQEPYKLELLGEGENAAAAAEGASVEVGGSEITVYHNVDRNGERVWSDLCRGPHLPSTKLIANAFAVMRAAGAYWRGQETNPQLQRLYGTAWPTKDDLKAYKDRLAEAERRDHRKLGRELDLFSFPEEIGSGLSVWHPKGGLVRGIMEQHARAKHLQGGYTYVYTPHISKADLFATSGHLANYKDDMWPAISMDEEADEDGNVTKQGQDYYLKPMNCPMHILIYKERGRSYRDLPLRFAENGTVYRNERSGALHGLTRVRGFTQDDAHLFVRPDQLEAEVTKVVEFVVDLLRDFGLEKFELELSMRDEQEGKWVGSDEFWDAATQALRNVAVTSGLKLTEIPGEAAFYGPKIDLKVTDAIGRKWQLSTVQVDPNLPERFELEYTAEDGSRQRPIMIHRALFGSIERFFAILLEHYAGAFPAWLAPVQVRGIPVAEPFNDYLGEVIAELQAKGVRAELDDGTDRFPKKIRTASKDKIPFALIAGGEDQEAGAVSFRYRDGSQENQVPIDEAVAKILKAIEDHEA; this comes from the coding sequence GTGTCCGAGCAGATCAGCATCACCCTCAGCGGCGAGCCCACCACCATCGCGCAGGGCACCACCGGCACAGAGCTGTTCGCCGAGGAGAAGACCACCGCGGTGATGCGGGTGGACGGCGAGCTGTGGGACCTCTCCCGGGAGATTCCCGCAGGCGCAGAGGTTCAGCGGGTGGACATCTCGGAGCCGGACGGGCTGAACGTCCTGCGCCACTCCGCCGCACATGTGATGGCCCAGGCGGTCCAGCAGCTCTTCGACGGCGCGAAGCTCGGCATCGGCCCGTTCATCACCGACGGCTTCTACTTCGACTTCGACGTCGAGACGCCCTTCACCCCGGACGATCTCAAGCAGATCGAAAAGGCCATGCAGAAGATCGTCAAGCAGGGGCAGGCCTTCGAGCGCGAAGTCGTCACCCTGGGCGAGGCCAAGCGCCAGATGGCCCAGGAGCCCTACAAGCTCGAGCTGCTCGGCGAGGGCGAGAACGCCGCCGCGGCGGCCGAGGGCGCCTCTGTGGAGGTCGGCGGCTCAGAGATCACTGTGTACCACAACGTGGACCGCAATGGCGAGCGGGTCTGGTCCGACCTCTGCCGCGGCCCCCACCTGCCCAGCACCAAGCTGATCGCCAACGCCTTCGCTGTGATGCGTGCTGCCGGCGCCTACTGGCGAGGCCAGGAGACCAACCCGCAGCTGCAGCGCCTCTACGGCACCGCATGGCCCACCAAGGACGACCTCAAGGCCTACAAGGACCGGCTCGCTGAGGCCGAGCGGCGCGACCACCGCAAGCTCGGCCGCGAGCTGGACCTCTTCAGCTTCCCCGAGGAGATCGGCTCGGGCCTCTCGGTCTGGCACCCCAAAGGCGGTCTGGTGCGCGGCATCATGGAGCAGCATGCCCGTGCCAAGCACCTCCAGGGCGGCTACACCTATGTCTACACCCCGCACATCTCAAAGGCTGACCTCTTCGCCACGTCCGGCCACCTCGCCAACTACAAGGACGACATGTGGCCGGCCATCTCCATGGACGAGGAGGCCGACGAGGACGGCAACGTCACCAAGCAGGGCCAGGACTACTACCTCAAGCCCATGAACTGCCCCATGCACATCCTGATCTACAAGGAGCGCGGGCGCAGCTACCGAGACCTTCCCCTGCGGTTCGCAGAGAACGGCACCGTCTATCGCAACGAGCGCTCCGGCGCCCTGCACGGGCTCACGCGCGTCCGCGGCTTCACCCAGGACGACGCGCACCTGTTCGTCCGGCCAGACCAGCTCGAGGCTGAGGTCACCAAGGTGGTCGAGTTCGTCGTGGACCTGCTGCGCGACTTCGGGCTGGAGAAGTTCGAGCTCGAGCTCTCCATGCGCGATGAGCAGGAGGGAAAGTGGGTCGGCTCCGACGAGTTCTGGGATGCCGCCACCCAGGCCCTGCGCAACGTGGCCGTGACCTCCGGGCTCAAGCTCACCGAGATTCCCGGCGAGGCCGCGTTCTACGGCCCCAAGATCGACCTGAAGGTCACCGACGCCATCGGGCGCAAGTGGCAGCTCTCCACCGTCCAGGTGGACCCCAACCTGCCGGAGCGCTTCGAGCTGGAGTACACGGCCGAGGACGGCTCCCGCCAGCGGCCCATCATGATCCACCGGGCCCTCTTCGGCTCGATCGAGCGGTTCTTCGCCATCCTGCTGGAGCACTACGCCGGAGCCTTCCCCGCCTGGCTGGCACCGGTCCAGGTCCGCGGCATCCCGGTCGCTGAGCCGTTCAACGACTACCTCGGCGAGGTCATCGCAGAGCTCCAGGCCAAGGGCGTGCGTGCTGAGCTCGACGACGGCACAGACCGGTTCCCCAAGAAGATCCGCACGGCCTCGAAGGACAAGATTCCCTTCGCGCTGATCGCCGGCGGCGAGGACCAGGAGGCCGGCGCGGTCTCATTCCGCTACCGCGACGGCAGCCAGGAGAACCAGGTGCCCATCGACGAGGCCGTGGCCAAGATCCTCAAAGCCATCGAGGACCACGAAGCGTGA
- the pgsA gene encoding phosphatidylinositol phosphate synthase has product MLKHARAFFSRLFAPLARLLLRMGLTPNAVTVIGTVGVSLGALILYPLGQLFWGTVVITLFIFSDLLDGMMARMGNQGTVLGGFLDSVLDRVQDSAVFLGLMIWFYTSGDNARIGSVAAICMVLGLLVSYIRARAESMGFDANVGIAERPERLVSTLVAAGLVGLGLHEAVLHVVLVLLAIASAVTVAQRITAVAQQANQPRAG; this is encoded by the coding sequence ATGCTGAAGCACGCCCGGGCGTTCTTCTCCCGGCTCTTCGCCCCGTTGGCCCGGCTGCTGCTGAGGATGGGCCTGACGCCCAACGCTGTCACCGTCATCGGGACCGTCGGGGTCAGCCTCGGCGCCCTGATCCTCTACCCCCTGGGACAGCTGTTCTGGGGGACCGTCGTCATCACCCTGTTCATCTTCAGCGACCTGCTCGACGGGATGATGGCCCGGATGGGCAACCAGGGCACCGTGCTCGGCGGGTTTCTCGACTCCGTGCTGGACCGGGTGCAGGACAGCGCGGTCTTCCTCGGGCTGATGATCTGGTTCTACACCTCGGGGGACAATGCTCGCATCGGCTCGGTCGCAGCGATCTGCATGGTCCTCGGCCTGCTGGTCTCCTACATCCGGGCCCGGGCCGAATCGATGGGCTTCGACGCCAACGTGGGCATCGCCGAGCGGCCCGAGCGGCTCGTCTCCACCCTGGTGGCCGCAGGTCTGGTGGGGCTCGGACTGCACGAGGCTGTCCTGCACGTGGTGCTCGTCCTGCTGGCGATCGCCTCAGCAGTGACCGTGGCCCAGCGGATCACAGCAGTTGCTCAGCAGGCCAATCAGCCCCGCGCCGGCTGA
- a CDS encoding Fpg/Nei family DNA glycosylase, translating to MPEGHTLHRLASQINRLFAGRTWRVTSPQGRFDAGAARLTGRAPERAEAHGKQLFVHLGPDIWQVHLGLYGAFSFRGDESFSGADTLGAPRTKTQTLSPEYDEAGWIVPEAPAGAVRARVHVPNGWADLRGPSKCQVLSPMQYEAVTRRLGPDPLHQPDGQIDAALAAQFQQNLARRRVSVGAALMDQAVIAGVGNIYRAESLFAEGISPDVASAVLAEEQSAALWARLTAQLRDGVAEGRIRTLRPGEERRQPQRRHWVYQHQGTPCLRCGEIIRMRELQGRRLYWCPGCQLVP from the coding sequence GTGCCTGAGGGACACACCCTCCACCGGCTCGCCTCCCAGATCAACCGGCTCTTCGCCGGCCGCACGTGGCGGGTCACCTCGCCGCAGGGCAGGTTCGACGCAGGCGCGGCCCGCCTCACCGGGCGCGCCCCCGAGCGGGCTGAGGCGCACGGCAAGCAGCTGTTCGTCCACTTGGGCCCGGACATCTGGCAGGTGCACCTGGGCCTCTACGGGGCATTCAGCTTCCGCGGCGACGAGAGCTTCTCCGGCGCCGACACGCTGGGCGCACCCCGCACCAAGACTCAGACGCTCAGCCCCGAGTACGACGAGGCCGGATGGATCGTCCCCGAAGCTCCGGCGGGAGCCGTGCGTGCTCGCGTCCACGTTCCCAACGGGTGGGCGGACCTGCGCGGCCCCTCAAAGTGCCAGGTGCTCAGCCCCATGCAGTATGAGGCTGTGACCCGCCGGCTGGGTCCGGACCCGCTGCATCAGCCTGACGGGCAGATCGACGCGGCGCTTGCGGCCCAGTTCCAGCAGAACCTCGCGCGCCGCCGAGTCAGCGTCGGCGCCGCGCTGATGGACCAAGCGGTCATCGCCGGCGTCGGGAACATCTACCGCGCCGAGTCCCTGTTCGCCGAAGGCATCAGCCCCGACGTCGCCTCGGCCGTCCTGGCGGAGGAGCAGAGCGCAGCGCTGTGGGCACGGCTCACCGCCCAGCTGCGCGACGGCGTCGCCGAAGGTCGCATCCGTACCCTCCGCCCCGGGGAGGAGCGCAGGCAGCCGCAGCGCCGTCACTGGGTCTACCAGCACCAGGGCACGCCCTGCCTGCGCTGCGGAGAGATCATTCGGATGAGGGAGCTGCAGGGCAGGCGTCTCTACTGGTGCCCGGGCTGTCAGCTCGTCCCGTAG
- the ruvC gene encoding crossover junction endodeoxyribonuclease RuvC, whose protein sequence is MLGVDPGLTRCGFAVIEMQPNRTGASVHVQVTATKAEEDLSHRILAIQRAAEELLESYAPDVVAVERVFASSNAPTAMATAQATGVVIAAAAARDIPVAWHTPSEVKAAVTDDGTADKDAVARMVRRILGLPGLPKPVDATDAYAVAICHAWRSGIGAVYSMSAGTRTHQGAKTAMQKAAETQEGSMTPAQRAWRAAEKRAQGG, encoded by the coding sequence ATCCTCGGGGTTGACCCTGGGCTGACCCGGTGCGGCTTCGCGGTGATCGAAATGCAGCCCAACCGCACCGGTGCCTCGGTGCACGTGCAGGTGACCGCCACCAAGGCCGAGGAGGATCTGTCGCACCGCATCCTCGCCATACAGCGTGCCGCCGAAGAGCTGCTGGAGTCCTATGCGCCCGACGTCGTCGCGGTGGAGCGCGTCTTCGCGAGCAGCAACGCCCCCACCGCCATGGCAACCGCACAGGCCACAGGGGTCGTCATCGCCGCGGCGGCGGCCCGGGACATTCCTGTGGCCTGGCACACCCCCTCGGAGGTGAAGGCGGCGGTCACCGACGACGGAACCGCCGACAAGGACGCAGTCGCCCGGATGGTCCGGCGAATCCTCGGCCTGCCGGGACTTCCCAAGCCGGTCGACGCCACGGATGCCTACGCAGTGGCCATCTGCCATGCCTGGCGCTCCGGCATCGGCGCGGTCTACAGCATGTCAGCGGGAACCCGTACCCATCAGGGCGCCAAAACGGCCATGCAGAAGGCGGCAGAGACGCAGGAGGGCAGCATGACGCCGGCCCAGAGGGCGTGGCGCGCCGCGGAGAAGCGAGCCCAGGGCGGGTGA
- a CDS encoding ribose-5-phosphate isomerase, with product MRVHIATDHAGMELSAHLVKHLAEAGHEVIDHGPAEYDAEDDYPDFIIPAAEALAADWVAGEQSAGIVLGGSGNGEQIAANKVKGVRAALAWNLETAQLAREHNNANVLGLGGRQHSLEEATGIVDAFLAAEWSDAERHARRIRKITRYESTGTISA from the coding sequence ATGCGCGTTCACATCGCCACCGACCACGCAGGAATGGAGCTCTCCGCCCACCTGGTGAAGCACTTGGCCGAGGCGGGCCACGAGGTCATCGACCACGGCCCCGCCGAGTACGACGCCGAGGATGACTACCCCGACTTCATCATTCCTGCCGCTGAGGCGCTTGCCGCGGACTGGGTCGCCGGCGAGCAGTCCGCGGGGATCGTGCTGGGAGGATCCGGAAACGGCGAGCAGATCGCGGCGAACAAGGTCAAGGGGGTCCGGGCCGCACTCGCCTGGAACCTTGAGACCGCTCAGCTGGCACGCGAGCACAACAACGCCAACGTGCTCGGGCTCGGCGGCCGCCAGCACAGCCTGGAGGAGGCGACCGGCATCGTTGACGCGTTCCTCGCCGCCGAATGGTCCGACGCCGAGCGTCACGCCCGGCGCATCCGCAAGATCACCCGCTACGAGAGCACCGGCACCATCAGTGCCTGA
- a CDS encoding HIT family protein: protein MASEVFDEFQLAGAPDAFQRLWNPHRAAYQKRGQNQVTGEGDCPFCAGPERTDEESLIVRRGETCFVLLNLYPYNPGHLLVCPYRHVPELTDLTDEESREFTALAQDSMRVLRTAANPMGFNLGINQGKVGGAGIAPHLHQHIVPRWQGDANFMPIIAQTKNLSATLGQTRSLVAETWAEGSWQEKG from the coding sequence ATGGCGTCTGAGGTCTTCGACGAGTTCCAGCTGGCAGGAGCGCCCGACGCCTTCCAGCGCCTCTGGAACCCGCACCGAGCGGCCTATCAGAAGCGCGGCCAGAACCAAGTCACCGGCGAGGGCGACTGCCCCTTCTGCGCCGGCCCGGAGCGCACCGACGAGGAGTCTCTCATCGTCCGCCGGGGCGAGACCTGCTTCGTGCTGCTCAACCTCTACCCCTACAACCCCGGCCACCTGCTTGTATGCCCCTACCGTCACGTCCCCGAGCTGACGGACCTCACTGACGAGGAATCTCGGGAATTCACAGCGCTGGCCCAGGACAGCATGCGCGTGCTGCGCACCGCCGCCAACCCGATGGGGTTCAATCTCGGCATCAACCAGGGCAAAGTCGGCGGGGCGGGGATCGCCCCGCATCTGCACCAGCACATCGTGCCGCGCTGGCAGGGCGACGCGAACTTCATGCCGATCATCGCTCAGACCAAGAACCTCTCGGCGACTCTCGGCCAGACCCGCAGCCTGGTCGCCGAGACCTGGGCCGAAGGCTCCTGGCAGGAGAAGGGCTGA
- a CDS encoding YebC/PmpR family DNA-binding transcriptional regulator has protein sequence MAGHSKWANTKHRKAAVDAKRAKINARYIKQIEVAARNGGPDPAGNPGLDLAVAKAKKESVPNDNIDRAIKRGAGLTGDAVDYEDVTYEVRGPAGSALLVECLTDNRNRAAADVRTAVSKSGGTLADPGSVAFMFQRKGVVTVPRTEGLTEDDVLAAVLDAGVEEVYDQDDRFEVRSEPSDLQDVTKGLEEAGISYDNDEVAFISDIKVDLELADAKKFLRLHDALDDLDDVQSIHTNADLSAETLAALDAES, from the coding sequence ATGGCCGGCCACTCCAAATGGGCCAACACCAAGCACCGCAAGGCTGCGGTGGACGCCAAGCGTGCGAAGATCAACGCCCGCTACATCAAGCAGATCGAGGTTGCGGCACGCAACGGCGGGCCCGACCCTGCTGGCAACCCGGGGCTTGACCTGGCTGTCGCGAAGGCCAAGAAGGAGTCGGTCCCCAACGACAACATCGACCGCGCCATCAAGCGCGGCGCTGGACTCACCGGAGACGCCGTCGACTACGAGGATGTCACCTACGAGGTGCGCGGCCCGGCCGGATCGGCCCTGCTCGTGGAATGCCTCACCGACAACCGAAACCGTGCCGCCGCTGACGTGCGCACCGCCGTCTCGAAATCCGGCGGCACCCTCGCCGACCCCGGATCGGTCGCCTTCATGTTTCAGCGCAAGGGCGTGGTCACCGTGCCGAGGACGGAGGGCCTCACCGAGGATGACGTCCTCGCCGCAGTGCTCGATGCCGGAGTCGAGGAGGTCTACGACCAGGACGACCGGTTCGAGGTCCGCTCCGAGCCCAGCGACCTCCAGGATGTCACCAAGGGCCTCGAGGAGGCCGGAATCTCCTACGACAACGACGAGGTCGCCTTCATCTCCGACATCAAGGTGGACCTCGAACTGGCCGACGCGAAGAAGTTCCTGCGCCTGCACGACGCTCTGGATGACCTGGACGACGTCCAGAGCATCCACACCAACGCGGACCTCAGCGCGGAGACCTTGGCCGCCCTCGACGCCGAGAGCTGA